The Verrucomicrobiota bacterium genome includes a region encoding these proteins:
- a CDS encoding ABC transporter permease gives MKLFATLKIAVRALRRNKLRTLLTMLGIIIGVGAVIAMVSIGNGAKAQVEAQIASLGQNVILVLSGNSSRGGFSMGFGSSPSLTKGDYAAIRKEVSGVAGVSPEVRSSAQVAAGNQNAYVQVLGIGEDYLDIRAWPLAGGVNFTDADVRNTGKVALIGQTTAKALFGDGEAVGQIIRIKSAPYIIVGLLSSKGMSMMGSDQDDVVLIPYTSAMVRLTGATTFRSFNVQAADASLLEDVQTQITALLRQRHRISEGRDDDFIVRTQQEISEMATATSKIMTVLLGAIAGVSLLVGGIGIMNIMLVSVTERTREIGVRLAVGARSRDILLQFLIEAVTLSLVGGILGILLGLASARGLSAKFGWNTLVSTDSIVIAFAFSAAIGVFFGFYPARKAAQLDPIEALRYE, from the coding sequence ATGAAACTGTTTGCCACCCTTAAAATCGCCGTGCGGGCTTTGCGCCGCAATAAACTGCGCACGCTGTTGACCATGCTCGGCATCATCATTGGCGTCGGCGCGGTTATTGCCATGGTGAGCATTGGCAACGGGGCCAAAGCGCAGGTTGAAGCGCAGATTGCTAGTCTCGGCCAAAACGTCATCCTGGTCCTCTCCGGCAATTCCAGTCGGGGCGGTTTCTCCATGGGCTTTGGCAGTTCGCCGAGCCTCACCAAGGGGGATTATGCCGCCATTCGCAAGGAAGTGTCGGGTGTCGCTGGCGTCAGTCCCGAGGTGCGTAGTTCCGCCCAAGTCGCCGCTGGCAATCAAAACGCCTATGTGCAAGTGCTTGGCATCGGCGAAGATTACCTCGATATCCGCGCCTGGCCGCTGGCCGGTGGAGTCAATTTCACCGATGCCGACGTACGCAACACCGGCAAAGTCGCCTTGATCGGCCAAACCACCGCCAAAGCCCTGTTTGGTGATGGCGAAGCCGTCGGCCAGATTATTCGCATTAAAAGCGCCCCGTATATTATCGTTGGTTTATTGAGTTCCAAAGGCATGTCCATGATGGGCAGTGATCAGGACGATGTCGTACTCATCCCCTATACCAGTGCCATGGTACGGCTGACGGGCGCAACCACTTTTCGATCCTTTAACGTCCAGGCTGCCGACGCCAGCTTGCTGGAAGACGTTCAAACCCAAATCACTGCCCTGTTGCGCCAACGACATCGCATCAGCGAAGGCCGGGATGACGACTTCATCGTGCGCACGCAACAGGAAATTTCTGAAATGGCCACCGCCACCTCCAAGATCATGACGGTGTTGCTCGGGGCCATTGCCGGCGTCTCGCTGCTGGTGGGCGGCATTGGCATCATGAACATCATGCTCGTCAGCGTCACCGAACGCACCCGCGAAATCGGCGTGCGGCTGGCGGTGGGCGCACGCAGTCGGGATATTCTGCTGCAATTCCTTATCGAGGCCGTCACCCTGAGTTTGGTCGGCGGCATATTGGGTATTCTGCTGGGGCTGGCCAGTGCGCGAGGACTTTCCGCAAAATTCGGCTGGAATACGCTGGTTTCCACCGACTCCATTGTTATTGCCTTTGCCTTTAGCGCTGCGATCGGCGTATTCTTCGGCTTCTATCCCGCCCGCAAAGCGGCTCAACTCGACCCTATTGAGGCGCTACGGTATGAATAA
- a CDS encoding ABC transporter ATP-binding protein, with product MEPIVKLDKFVKTYHTGEVDVFAVRGVTLDIQPGEFVAIMGASGSGKSTMMNTIGCLDRPSGGRYLLDGVDIGELDRDELADLRNQKIGFVFQGFNLLSRTSAIENIELPLLYSRKHISGREQRQRSMQALELVGLGDRAGHHPNQLSGGQQQRIAIARALVNQPKLLLADEPTGNLDTHTSIEIMGIFQNLNERGITVVMVTHELDIARYSRRTVVMRDGRVVTDQPITDRFNAAQELEKLRQEQQAIKLAP from the coding sequence ATGGAGCCCATCGTCAAATTGGATAAGTTCGTCAAGACCTACCACACCGGTGAAGTGGATGTTTTCGCGGTGCGCGGGGTGACCCTGGATATACAGCCGGGCGAGTTTGTCGCCATCATGGGTGCCAGCGGCTCCGGCAAATCCACGATGATGAATACCATTGGCTGTCTGGATCGGCCCAGCGGTGGACGGTACTTGCTGGATGGAGTGGACATCGGGGAGCTTGACCGCGACGAACTGGCTGATTTGAGAAATCAAAAGATCGGGTTCGTCTTTCAAGGCTTCAACCTGCTGTCACGTACTTCCGCGATTGAAAACATCGAGCTGCCACTGCTCTACTCCCGCAAACACATCTCGGGGCGCGAACAACGCCAACGCTCCATGCAGGCGTTGGAACTCGTCGGTCTGGGCGATCGTGCGGGCCATCATCCCAACCAACTTTCTGGCGGACAGCAGCAGCGCATCGCCATCGCCCGCGCCCTGGTGAACCAGCCCAAGCTTTTGCTGGCCGATGAGCCCACCGGCAACCTGGATACCCACACCAGCATAGAAATCATGGGCATCTTCCAGAATCTGAACGAGCGCGGCATCACCGTCGTGATGGTCACGCACGAGCTGGATATCGCACGTTACAGTCGTCGCACAGTTGTCATGCGCGATGGCCGGGTGGTGACGGATCAACCCATTACCGACCGCTTCAACGCCGCCCAGGAATTGGAAAAACTCCGCCAGGAACAGCAGGCCATTAAACTCGCGCCATGA
- a CDS encoding efflux RND transporter periplasmic adaptor subunit: protein MKKLFGLFKWLVLLALIGGAIAGYQWYSQRPVSQVIDYKTVTITRGDIIQSITANGQISPVKSVTVGSQVSGIITDIQVDYNSRVTNGQVIAQIDPSTYRQVLTQSEADMASAMAELELAQLNYGRARGLFTNQLLAATEFDKALADLHQAQAAVKKAEAGINKTKVDLERTTIYAPIDGVVISRNVDVGQTVASSFNTPTLFTIANDLRLMRIEAMVSEADVGGVTEGQRVNFTVDAFPTRQFGGNVIQVRFAPITNQNVVNYISVVEVSNPDMKLRPGMTANATIVTAQRTNTLRLPNSALRFRPPTNAVVLVNTNVPAGTRTNSTATASTGSSRPEGLPTPPWGEGRPPSREDAQKWVETLTPEQREKYQQWRERRRAEGGGGRNSSANASDGPATRTVYLVEKDKKPGSDLTVLKPVIIKTGITDGTNTEVIEGLNENDMVAAGVNLPSAAGTVKTTGSSSPFGQPFGGFRPR, encoded by the coding sequence ATGAAAAAACTCTTTGGTTTATTTAAATGGTTGGTACTGCTGGCATTGATTGGCGGGGCGATTGCGGGCTATCAGTGGTATTCCCAACGGCCGGTGAGCCAGGTCATTGACTATAAAACGGTCACGATCACGCGCGGGGACATTATTCAGTCCATCACCGCCAACGGCCAGATCAGCCCCGTAAAGAGTGTTACCGTCGGCAGCCAGGTTTCCGGCATTATCACGGATATTCAGGTGGATTATAACTCCCGCGTCACCAATGGCCAAGTCATCGCCCAGATTGATCCCTCCACCTATCGCCAGGTATTGACCCAATCCGAAGCGGACATGGCCAGTGCCATGGCTGAACTGGAACTGGCGCAGCTCAATTACGGCCGCGCCCGAGGGCTGTTTACCAACCAACTGCTGGCTGCAACCGAATTCGACAAAGCGCTGGCGGACCTGCATCAGGCGCAAGCTGCCGTGAAAAAGGCTGAAGCAGGTATCAATAAAACTAAAGTGGACCTCGAACGCACCACCATCTATGCCCCGATTGACGGCGTGGTGATCTCTCGCAATGTGGACGTCGGGCAGACGGTCGCATCCAGCTTCAATACTCCCACGCTCTTTACCATTGCCAATGACTTGCGCCTGATGCGCATCGAGGCGATGGTCTCGGAAGCGGACGTTGGCGGCGTCACTGAAGGTCAGCGCGTCAATTTCACCGTGGATGCTTTTCCCACCCGTCAGTTTGGCGGCAATGTCATCCAGGTGCGCTTCGCACCGATCACCAACCAAAATGTGGTCAATTACATTAGTGTGGTGGAGGTGAGCAACCCGGACATGAAGCTGCGCCCGGGTATGACGGCCAATGCCACGATCGTCACCGCCCAACGCACCAATACCTTGCGCCTCCCGAATTCGGCCTTGCGCTTTCGCCCGCCCACGAATGCCGTGGTGCTCGTGAACACTAACGTGCCCGCTGGAACCCGCACCAATTCGACCGCCACCGCCAGCACTGGCTCCAGCCGACCGGAAGGCTTGCCCACCCCGCCTTGGGGTGAAGGCCGCCCGCCCAGCCGTGAGGATGCCCAGAAATGGGTGGAGACGCTGACGCCTGAACAGCGCGAAAAATATCAGCAATGGCGCGAGCGACGGCGCGCCGAAGGCGGCGGTGGACGCAACTCCTCGGCCAACGCTTCAGATGGCCCGGCCACCCGCACTGTGTATCTGGTTGAGAAAGACAAAAAGCCGGGCTCAGATCTGACGGTGCTGAAGCCGGTGATCATCAAGACCGGCATCACCGATGGGACCAACACCGAGGTCATTGAGGGGCTGAACGAGAACGATATGGTTGCTGCCGGCGTCAACCTGCCATCCGCTGCTGGCACCGTAAAGACGACAGGTAGTTCTAGCCCATTCGGCCAGCCCTTTGGCGGATTCCGCCCGCGGTAA